CAGATTGACGATATAAGCGCGATGGGTTCGCATGAGGCAGGGATGATCGGCAAGTTGCTCTTCCACTTTGGCGATGGGAATACGAACCATCGTTTTCTCTGCCCCGGCCTTCGTTTCCCGGTATTGCCCGGCTTTCGGGTACCGTCCCGCAGCGGGATCCCCCTCATGAGCGACAGGCGTCGTTGACCCGGTGCGCACGGAACGTCCCCCCTTTCCGGAACCCGAATCGTCACCATTTGCCTCATTCTGTCTCCGATCATAATAAAAGATCACATAATTGCCCTCGGAAACGGCATAAAGAAATTCGGAAATCGTCAATGCAAGCTCGTCTTTCTTCAGTGGGGTATGGATATGGATTGGGGGATCCGCAGGTTCCGAATCTGCCTCCGGTTCACCCGAAGCACCCGGCATCGTTTCATTTCCGAATGCCATTGACTTGCCGGGCAGCAGGCGATTCAGATGAATCAGGGAAAACAGGAAAAACGGGATACTGCCAAGCAGCACCGTACTTGTGAATGAATTGATAAAAGTCGGGAAATTCCATCGATTCGCCGGTTCCTCCAACAGAAAAGCCAGGAAATAGACACCGATCGCCATGCTGGAAAGCACGATGGCAATTGCAGCAATCTCTTTTACGATGTTCCAGTCCGATGATGCAGAAAATGACCGATGGTGCCTCAGTAACCGGATGGCCCCGTATGCAATTACCGCGCATACCAGGGAGTAGATCAGAACCGTGAATTCAACTCCCAGGTACATGCTTGCGTGTACGTTTCGCGGACTGTAGGTCAGTACAAAAACAAATACAAACAGCGCCATCAACGGCACTCCCTTCCGGGGCTCACGGATGATGTAGTTC
The Balneolales bacterium ANBcel1 DNA segment above includes these coding regions:
- a CDS encoding LytTR family DNA-binding domain-containing protein, with translation MEESAMARRKMYWYQRYFPQNYIIREPRKGVPLMALFVFVFVLTYSPRNVHASMYLGVEFTVLIYSLVCAVIAYGAIRLLRHHRSFSASSDWNIVKEIAAIAIVLSSMAIGVYFLAFLLEEPANRWNFPTFINSFTSTVLLGSIPFFLFSLIHLNRLLPGKSMAFGNETMPGASGEPEADSEPADPPIHIHTPLKKDELALTISEFLYAVSEGNYVIFYYDRRQNEANGDDSGSGKGGRSVRTGSTTPVAHEGDPAAGRYPKAGQYRETKAGAEKTMVRIPIAKVEEQLADHPCLMRTHRAYIVNLKKVTNVSGNMTGLRLTLSGAGIEIPVSRSYTKQFRERFRQFGTGV